A window from Salvia miltiorrhiza cultivar Shanhuang (shh) chromosome 2, IMPLAD_Smil_shh, whole genome shotgun sequence encodes these proteins:
- the LOC131008336 gene encoding uncharacterized protein At2g29880-like: MRDSQQQDTKKRAVYEPWTKEQSDVLLEMLVEFANRGWRDNSGIFSKATVEERILPVLNERIGCNKTYNHYLSRIKWFKNRWLAYSTLMKFNSGFGYDNNAKKFTASDEVWEAYCQAHPKDAYLRLGNCSDYYELGIAVGNGGAVGKNSIGLGSATDAKTLGVDENRAPHIEELNYDAKNEAFVGLAQDDPPSFGSKSPLVFPEVPEVSTQKRAAAKRSRAQFDMNSGHTENSSHHDFMAEVKKKITNTFDGVHSLLEKRDTMLEKRQRERSYTTWDAIKEIPNLDEDVCIKVFDLLDTKIKKDGFLKMTVEERARWIAYRIRG; the protein is encoded by the exons ATGAGAGATTCTCAACAACAAGATACGAAAAAGAGGGCAGTCTATGAACCATGGACTAAGGAACAAAGCGATGTATTGTTAGAAATGTTGGTTGAGTTTGCGAATCGGGGATGGCGTGATAATAGTGGTATCTTTAGCAAAGCAACTGTTGAAGAAAGGATACTTCCTGTTCTTAATGAAAGAATTGGATGTAATAAGACTTATAACCACTACCTAAGCCGTATCAAATGGTTTAAGAATCGTTGGTTAGCTTATTCAACACTCATGAAGTTTAACTCTGGTTTTGGCTATGACAACAATGCTAAAAAGTTCACGGCCTCGGATGAAGTATGGGAGGCGTACTGTCAG GCTCACCCAAAAGATGCATACTTACGCTTGGGGAATTGTTCGGATTATTATGAGTTGGGAATTGCTGTTGGGAATGGTGGGGCTGTAGGAAAAAACTCAATTGGATTGGGTAGTGCTACTGATGCTAAGACATTAGGAGTTGATGAAAATAGAGCTCCGCACATAGAAGAATTGAATTATGATGCTAAAAATGAGGCGTTTGTAGGACTAGCTCAAGATGATCCACCATCATTTGGATCCAAATCACCTTTAGTATTCCCTGAAGTGCCTGAGGTCTCCACTCAGAAAAGAGCTGCTGCCAAAAGAAGTAGAGCCCAGTTTGACATGAATTCTGGTCATACTGAAAATAGTTCGCATCATGATTTCATGGcagaagttaaaaaaaaaataactaacaCTTTTGATGGAGTTCATAGCCTCTTAGAGAAACGAGATACTATGCTAGAGAAAAGACAAAGAGAAAGATCTTATACAACTTGGGATGCTATCAAAGAAATCCCAAATTTGGATGAAGACGTTTGCATCAAAGTATTTGACTTGCTTGATACCAAGATAAAGAAAGatggatttttgaaaatgacTGTTGAGGAACGAGCACGTTGGATAGCTTACAGGATTAGAGGATAG
- the LOC131008337 gene encoding uncharacterized protein LOC131008337 produces the protein MEECSKRVSPFVLICSLIIHTTIAANDTIKLSESIRDGETVVSSGGMFELGFFSPQNSSNRYVGIWYKTIPVQTVVWVANREAPLTNKTGVLTVTEPGILSLLSDANGLIWSTNRSRSVQNPIARLLDSGNLVVKDADDDDYLWQSFDYPCDTFLPGMSLGWNYTSGVESYISSWRSESDPAPGRYTAHLDPTGYPQMLIKEGDAIKNRMGPWNGVRLSGAPDISNDPMYILSLVRTNDVVKYKEDTRDQSAISRSVVTIDGDSGRWIWNSQEQIWTVYRRTVTDPCDAYNSCGPNGYCDGNSPFCRCLDRFEPRDKQSWDREEWLGGCVRRVDLNCSDDVFLNYSGIKLPDSTNSTIRDDNITLQECEAQCKRSCSCTAYTRLDIKEEGRGCLFYHGELVDIRILLTGGQDLYIRLASSEYAVFTGQVSDQNGKKRAIIIASLASVTGVILVCLSIFWIITRKRNKEAIVTQEAAGQSGADHVKEGELPFFSFSTILKATDHFPSKNKLGEGGFGPVYKGKLEDGQEIAVKRLAKTSSQGVDELKNEVMLIAKLQHRNLVRTLGFCAEGEENMLIYEYMPNHSLDLILFDQTKSMSLDWRKRFHIINGIAKGLLYLHQDSRLRIIHRDLKASNILLDADMNPKISDFGLARSFGGNETEAQTRRVVGTYGYMAPEYATDGLFSVKSDVFSFGVLMLEIVSGKKNRGFFVKDDNLNLLGNAWRHYRQGESIKLVDPALGEAFEAAQVVRSINVGLLCVQNCVEDRPNMSAVIFMLGNEVALPQAKQPGFFTEKDVFADRSFSSSNAANSQNQITITMPEGLNKHKLVKPKGLTTVIMEECRKTLSSFVLICSLLIRTISGANDTINLSESIRDDETLVSSGGMFALGFFSPGTSTNRYLGIWYNQIPNQTVVWVANREAPLTNKTGVLTVTEPGILSLLNETNSSIWSTNRSRSVQNPTAQLLDSGNLVVKDADNDDYLWQSFDYPCDTFLTGMSLGWNYTSGVESYISSWRSDSDPAPGRYSAHLDPTGYPQLLVKEGDTIKNRLGPWNGVSLSGAPDLISNSVYNISIEMSNDVVKYRVATLDPSVIWRTVVTSDGISSRRIWSTQAHVWTAYTRTITDSCDIYNSCGPNGYCDGNSVSCRCLDRFEPRNKQSWDRAEWWGGCVRRADLNCSDDVFLSYSKIKLPDARNSTIRDENILLQECEAECKRNCSCTAYTRLDIRGEGRGCLFYYGELIDIRTLITGWQNLYIRLASSESAAGEVSDNNGRKRAIIISSLTSIMGLILVCLSLYLIIKRKRKEAIATHEAVEPFSENRVKEAELPIFSFSTILKATEHFPSKNKLGEGGCGPVYRGKLEDGQEIAVKRLSKTSTQGVDELKNEVMLIAKLQHRNLVRTLGFCAEGEESMLIYEYMPNHSLDLILFDQTKRMSLDWRKRFHIINGIAKGLLYLHQDSRLRIIHRDLKASNILLDADMNPKISDFGLARSFGGNETEARTRRVVGTYGYMAPEYAADGLFSIKSDVFSFGVLVLEIVSGKRNRGFFVKDDNLNLLGHAWRHYKQGDSIKLVDPALGEAFDAAQVVRSINVGLLCVQNYVEDRPNMSAVVFMLGNEVALPQAKQPGFMAERDLLAYRRYSSSNATNSQNQITITMAEGR, from the exons ATGGAAGAATGCAGCAAAAGAGTGTCACCCTTTGTGTTGATCTGCTCTCTCATAATCCACACAACAATTGCCGCAAACGACACCATTAAGCTTTCCGAGAGCATTAGAGATGGCGAAACAGTGGTGTCATCAGGTGGGATGTTCGAACTCGGATTCTTCTCTCCCCAAAACTCGAGCAATCGTTACGTGGGCATCTGGTACAAGACCATACCTGTTCAGACAGTGGTTTGGGTTGCCAATAGAGAAGCTCCACTCACAAATAAAACCGGCGTCTTAACAGTGACGGAGCCCGGAATTCTGTCGCTTCTCAGCGACGCCAACGGCCTCATATGGTCCACCAACAGATCACGAAGCGTGCAGAATCCAATTGCACGGCTGCTGGATTCAGGGAATCTTGTGGTGAAGGATGCAGACGATGATGATTACCTATGGCAGAGCTTCGACTATCCATGCGACACGTTTCTCCCCGGCATGAGCTTAGGATGGAACTACACGAGCGGGGTGGAGAGCTACATCTCTTCGTGGCGGAGCGAGAGCGACCCTGCCCCGGGGAGGTACACAGCCCACCTGGATCCCACTGGATACCCGCAGATGCTGATCAAGGAAGGCGATGCTATCAAAAACAGGATGGGGCCGTGGAATGGTGTTAGATTGAGTGGTGCACCAGATATAAGCAATGATCCAATGTATATTCTGTCGTTGGTGAGGACTAATGATGTGGTCAAGTACAAGGAAGACACTCGCGATCAATCAGCGATTTCCAGGTCTGTTGTCACAATCGATGGTGACTCAGGCCGCTGGATTTGGAACAGTCAGGAGCAGATCTGGACTGTTTACAGAAGAACCGTCACGGATCCTTGCGATGCTTACAATTCTTGCGGTCCCAATGGGTATTGCGATGGGAACTCGCCCTTCTGTCGCTGCCTCGACAGATTTGAGCCTCGAGATAAACAGAGTTGGGACAGAGAAGAGTGGTTGGGTGGGTGTGTTAGAAGGGTGGATTTGAACTGTTCTGATGATGTGTTTTTGAATTATTCCGGGATCAAATTGCCAGATTCTACAAACTCTACAATCAGAGATGACAACATTACACTCCAAGAATGTGAAGCGCAATGCAAGAGGAGCTGCTCTTGCACGGCATATACACGGTTGGATATAAAAGAGGAAGGGAGAGGATGCTTGTTTTACCATGGGGAATTGGTAGATATCAGAATTTTACTTACAGGAGGCCAGGATCTTTACATCAGATTGGCTTCTTCAGAATATGCTGTGTTTACAGGACAAGTTTCAGACCAAAATGGGAAGAAGAGAGCCATAATCATAGCGAGTTTGGCATCAGTAACAGGAGTGATTCTTGTGTGCTTAAGCATCTTTTGGATTATAACACGAAAGAGGAACAAGGAGGCGATTGTGACACAAGAAG CTGCAGGGCAATCTGGTGCAGATCATGTTAAAGAAGGAGAGCTGCCATTCTTCAGCTTCTCCACAATCTTGAAAGCTACTGATCATTTTCCTTCAAAGAACAAGCTCGGTGAAGGTGGATTCGGACCTGTTTACAAG GGCAAGCTAGAAGACGGACAGGAAATAGCAGTAAAACGTCTCGCAAAAACCTCATCACAAGGAGTTGATGAGCTGAAGAATGAAGTAATGTTGATAGCCAAACTTCAGCATCGCAATCTGGTGAGGACGTTAGGGTTCTGCGCTGAAGGAGAGGAGAACATGTTGATCTATGAATACATGCCTAATCATAGCCTCGACTTGATTTTATTTG ATCAAACAAAGAGTATGTCACTTGACTGGCGGAAACGGTTCCACATTATCAACGGAATTGCAAAGGGGCTGTTGTATCTTCATCAAGATTCGAGATTAAGAATCATCCATCGCGACCTCAAAGCTAGCAACATTCTGCTCGATGCAGACATGAATCCGAAGATATCAGACTTTGGACTAGCTAGGAGTTTCGGAGGGAACGAGACAGAAGCTCAGACACGCAGAGTTGTGGGAACATA TGGATACATGGCTCCAGAATACGCGACAGACGGGCTCTTCTCAGTGAAATCCGACGTGTTCAGCTTCGGCGTGCTCATGCTAGAAATAGTGAGCGGAAAGAAGAACAGAGGATTCTTCGTCAAAGATGATAATCTCAACCTTCTTGGAAAC GCGTGGAGGCATTATAGGCAAGGGGAGTCGATCAAACTAGTGGATCCGGCTCTAGGAGAGGCGTTCGAGGCGGCGCAAGTGGTGCGGTCGATTAATGTGGGGTTACTGTGCGTGCAAAATTGTGTTGAAGATAGGCCAAACATGTCTGCAGTGATATTTATGCTGGGAAATGAAGTTGCATTGCCTCAGGCTAAGCAGCCTGGATTCTTTACTGAGAAAGATGTTTTTGCAGACCGCAGCTTTAGTAGCTCAAATGCAGCAAATTCACAGAATCAAATAACAATTACAATGCCAGAGG GACTAAATAAACATAAGTTGGTTAAACCGAAAGGCCTAACAACTGTTATCATGGAAGAATGCAGAAAAACATTATCATCCTTTGTGTTGATCTGCTCCCTCTTAATCCGCACAATAAGTGGCGCAAACGACACCATTAACCTTTCCGAAAGCATTAGAGATGACGAAACACTGGTTTCATCAGGTGGGATGTTCGCGCTCGGATTCTTCAGCCCAGGAACCTCTACGAACAGGTACTTGGGCATATGGTACAACCAAATACCAAATCAGACAGTGGTTTGGGTTGCCAACAGAGAAGCTCCACTCACAAATAAAACCGGCGTCTTAACAGTGACGGAGCCTGGAATTTTGTCGCTTCTCAACGAAACCAACAGCTCAATATGGTCCACCAACAGATCACGAAGCGTGCAGAATCCAACCGCACAGTTGCTGGATTCAGGGAATCTTGTGGTGAAGGATGCAGACAATGATGATTACCTATGGCAGAGCTTTGACTATCCATGCGACACGTTTCTCACCGGCATGAGCTTAGGATGGAACTACACGAGCGGGGTGGAGAGCTACATCTCTTCATGGAGGAGTGACAGCGACCCTGCCCCGGGGAGGTACTCAGCCCACCTCGATCCCACTGGATACCCGCAGTTGCTGGTCAAGGAAGGTGATACTATCAAAAACAGGCTGGGGCCATGGAATGGGGTTTCGTTGAGTGGAGCGCCAGATTTAATCAGTAATTCTGTGTATAATATATCGATAGAGATGAGTAATGATGTGGTGAAGTACAGGGTAGCCACTCTTGATCCATCAGTTATTTGGAGGACTGTTGTGACAAGCGATGGCATTTCAAGCCGCAGGATTTGGAGCACTCAAGCCCACGTCTGGACTGCTTACACAAGAACAATTACAGATTCTTGCGATATTTACAATTCTTGCGGTCCCAATGGGTATTGCGACGGGAACTCAGTATCGTGTCGATGCCTAGATAGGTTTGAGCCTAGAAATAAACAGAGTTGGGACAGAGCAGAGTGGTGGGGTGGGTGTGTTAGAAGGGCGGATTTGAACTGTTCCGACGATGTGTTTTTGAGTTATTCAAAGATTAAATTGCCAGATGCAAGAAACTCTACAATCAGAGATGAGAACATTTTGCTCCAAGAGTGTGAAGCAGAATGCAAGAGGAACTGTTCTTGCACGGCCTATACGCGGTTGGATATTAGAGGAGAGGGGAGAGGCTGCTTGTTTTACTATGGGGAATTGATTGATATCAGAACTTTGATTACAGGATGGCAGAATCTTTACATCAGATTGGCTTCTTCAGAATCTGCTGCAG GGGAAGTTTCAGACAATAATGGGAGGAAGAGAGCAATAATCATATCGAGTTTGACATCCATAATGGGATTGATTCTTGTGTGCTTAAGCCTCTATCTGATTATAAAGCGAAAGAGAAAGGAGGCGATTGCGACACACGAAG CTGTAGAGCCATTTAGTGAAAATCGTGTTAAAGAAGCAGAACTGCCAATCTTCAGCTTCTCAACAATCTTGAAAGCTACCGAACATTTTCCTTCAAAGAACAAGCTCGGTGAAGGTGGATGTGGACCTGTTTACAGG GGCAAGCTGGAAGACGGACAGGAAATAGCAGTAAAACGTCTCTCAAAAACCTCAACACAAGGAGTTGATGAGCTCAAGAATGAAGTAATGTTGATAGCCAAACTTCAGCATCGCAATCTCGTGAGGACGTTAGGGTTCTGTGCTGAAGGAGAGGAGAGCATGTTGATCTATGAATACATGCCTAATCATAGCCTCGACTTGATTTTATTTG ATCAAACAAAGAGAATGTCACTAGACTGGCGGAAACGGTTCCACATTATCAACGGAATCGCAAAGGGGCTGTTGTATCTTCATCAAGATTCGAGATTAAGAATCATCCACCGCGACCTCAAAGCTAGCAACATACTGCTTGACGCAGACATGAATCCAAAGATATCAGACTTTGGATTAGCGAGGAGTTTTGGAGGGAATGAAACTGAAGCTCGAACGCGCAGAGTTGTGGGAACATA TGGATACATGGCTCCAGAATACGCGGCAGATGGGCTGTTCTCAATCAAATCCGACGTGTTCAGCTTCGGTGTGCTGGTGCTAGAAATTGTGAGCGGGAAGAGGAACAGAGGATTCTTCGTCAAAGATGATAATCTCAACCTTCTTGGACAC GCGTGGAGGCATTATAAACAAGGCGACTCCATCAAACTAGTGGATCCAGCTCTAGGCGAGGCGTTTGATGCGGCGCAGGTGGTGCGGTCGATTAATGTGGGGCTGTTGTGCGTGCAGAATTATGTTGAAGATAGGCCAAACATGTCTGCGGTGGTATTTATGCTGGGAAATGAAGTTGCATTACCTCAGGCTAAGCAGCCTGGTTTCATGGCAGAGAGAGATCTTTTAGCTTACCGTAGATATAGTAGCTCGAATGCAACAAATTCACAGAATCAGATTACAATTACAATGGCAGAGGGTAGGTAG